In Deinococcus puniceus, one genomic interval encodes:
- the thyX gene encoding FAD-dependent thymidylate synthase → MTDARTLYPLGDQLGSVTLIQHAGDDKMIANAARVSFGGDSDAPLNARDEKLIRYLLRHQHGSPFEHNMITFKVICPIFVDRQWVRHRAGVSKNETSGRYVEQQERNFQPPSFRRQAPSNRQASVEDDGTLDQAEAARVWEEAWKAAYGAYQTLLGLSVTREQARGVLPQSLYTESYYTFNVRSLLHFIGLRDHDGAQYEMRLYARALAELAEPLFPVTFREWRALVAEQAH, encoded by the coding sequence ATGACAGACGCCCGTACCCTTTACCCCCTCGGTGACCAATTGGGCAGCGTCACCCTGATTCAGCACGCGGGCGATGACAAAATGATCGCCAACGCCGCACGTGTGAGTTTCGGTGGCGACAGTGACGCCCCCCTCAATGCCCGAGACGAAAAGCTGATTCGCTACCTGCTTCGGCATCAGCACGGTTCGCCTTTTGAACACAACATGATTACTTTTAAAGTGATTTGCCCGATTTTTGTTGATCGGCAGTGGGTTAGACACAGAGCAGGAGTCTCAAAAAACGAAACGTCGGGCCGCTACGTGGAGCAGCAGGAGCGCAATTTTCAGCCCCCCAGCTTCCGGCGGCAAGCTCCCAGCAACCGCCAAGCCAGCGTAGAGGACGACGGCACACTTGATCAGGCAGAGGCGGCGCGGGTGTGGGAGGAAGCGTGGAAGGCAGCTTACGGCGCGTACCAGACGTTGCTGGGCCTCAGCGTCACACGGGAGCAGGCGCGTGGAGTGCTGCCGCAAAGCCTGTATACAGAGTCGTATTACACCTTCAACGTCAGAAGCCTGCTGCACTTTATCGGCCTGCGCGACCACGACGGCGCACAGTACGAGATGCGGCTGTATGCTCGCGCCCTCGCAGAACTGGCTGAACCGCTGTTTCCTGTCACCTTCCGCGAATGGCGGGCGTTGGTGGCCGAACAAGCCCACTGA
- a CDS encoding chloramphenicol phosphotransferase CPT family protein, producing MTSVPLGKVILLNGPSSAGKSTLCAALQDQLDEPFLQFSLDFLMFRDGVLPQRREASGPFSWAEMRPKLFEGYYNCLPALLSAGNNLVLDYIIESSDQWRTLLQRLGGVDVFLVGVHCPLPELERREQQRGDRRIGDARRDFATVHTFSSYDLEVDSLVSPQQNAKRIVEAWSSRTARSVFGRAAQRTVDRAGAAQDGTALPSDG from the coding sequence ATGACCTCTGTTCCTCTCGGCAAAGTGATTTTGCTCAACGGCCCCTCAAGCGCAGGCAAATCTACACTCTGTGCCGCCCTGCAAGATCAGCTTGACGAGCCGTTCCTGCAATTCTCACTGGATTTCCTGATGTTCCGTGACGGCGTCTTACCCCAGCGCCGCGAAGCAAGTGGCCCCTTTTCATGGGCCGAAATGCGGCCAAAACTGTTTGAGGGCTACTACAACTGCTTACCTGCCCTCTTGAGTGCGGGCAACAATCTGGTCTTGGATTACATCATCGAATCGTCAGACCAGTGGCGAACCCTCCTCCAACGGCTTGGCGGTGTTGATGTGTTCCTCGTGGGCGTCCATTGTCCTTTGCCCGAATTGGAGCGCAGAGAACAGCAGCGGGGTGACCGCAGAATCGGTGACGCACGCCGGGACTTCGCAACCGTGCACACGTTCAGTTCCTATGACCTAGAGGTGGATTCGCTCGTTTCTCCACAGCAAAACGCTAAACGTATCGTTGAGGCTTGGTCTAGCCGGACAGCCCGGAGTGTATTTGGGAGAGCGGCACAAAGAACAGTAGACCGGGCAGGAGCAGCCCAAGACGGAACGGCGCTGCCTTCGGACGGGTGA
- a CDS encoding DUF512 domain-containing protein, translating to MTVANLNDPHNPAPLTPEELYPAPVKTVEAGSPAERAGVRPGDFLLRVNGAAVTDVLAYRHALSLGKATLEMARPIAAPQVMTGVPGTAQDHHRLFMPQEPGLGETFSFDVEWEDPGLDFEEVLFDGIKKCANKCDFCYVHQMPRGFRKSLYIMDDDYRLSFLYGSFVTLTNLTEGDINRILDENLSPLYVSVHTANQELRQDLMRWWKLKVKDPQAVQIRGMIERLESIDLYTQIVLVPGRNDREHLDDTVEYLSSRPNVLSAAVVPIGLTSHRTNLPDVRTFTREDAQDSLKRLNIWRKKFLNERGTRFIFPSDELYLLAGEPLPSEEEYEGFPMLENGVGMIRDFLTGGMDAELPAALPQPKRVILATGALFAESLDLAVEPLRAIEGLTLEVRAVENKTFGKVTTVAGLLTGRCFRHAVKPGEADLLLVPPTTLRYGTELMLDDTSLTELRKEFKMDVQAGGATLGELARVILNAATSSGHQWGMSAHAVKDSGKADSVQIQVAEQGMRGQA from the coding sequence ATGACCGTCGCCAATTTGAATGACCCGCACAACCCAGCACCACTAACACCGGAAGAACTCTACCCCGCACCCGTCAAAACCGTCGAGGCGGGCAGTCCTGCCGAGCGTGCAGGCGTGCGCCCCGGCGACTTTTTGCTGCGCGTCAACGGGGCCGCCGTGACCGATGTGCTGGCTTACCGCCACGCCTTGTCATTGGGCAAGGCCACGCTGGAAATGGCCCGCCCTATCGCCGCGCCTCAGGTCATGACCGGCGTTCCCGGCACGGCGCAGGATCATCACCGCCTGTTTATGCCGCAGGAGCCGGGGCTGGGCGAAACGTTCTCCTTCGATGTGGAGTGGGAAGACCCCGGCCTAGACTTCGAGGAAGTGCTGTTCGACGGCATCAAGAAGTGCGCCAACAAGTGCGATTTTTGCTACGTGCATCAGATGCCCAGAGGCTTCCGCAAGAGCCTCTACATCATGGACGACGATTACCGCCTGTCGTTCCTCTACGGCTCCTTCGTGACGCTGACCAACCTCACCGAAGGCGACATCAACCGGATTTTGGATGAAAACCTGTCGCCGCTGTATGTGTCGGTGCATACGGCCAATCAGGAACTCCGCCAAGACCTGATGCGCTGGTGGAAACTGAAGGTGAAAGACCCGCAGGCCGTACAGATTCGCGGCATGATCGAGCGGCTGGAAAGCATTGACCTCTATACCCAGATCGTGCTGGTGCCGGGGCGCAATGACCGCGAACACTTGGACGATACGGTGGAATACCTGTCGAGCCGCCCCAACGTCCTCAGCGCGGCGGTAGTACCCATCGGCCTGACCTCGCACCGCACCAACCTGCCCGACGTGCGGACGTTTACCCGCGAGGACGCGCAGGACAGCCTGAAACGCCTGAACATCTGGCGCAAGAAGTTCTTGAACGAGCGCGGCACACGCTTCATCTTTCCGTCTGACGAGTTGTACCTGTTGGCCGGAGAACCGCTGCCCAGTGAGGAAGAATACGAAGGCTTCCCTATGCTGGAAAACGGTGTGGGCATGATCCGCGACTTCCTGACGGGCGGGATGGACGCCGAGTTGCCCGCCGCCCTGCCCCAGCCCAAGCGCGTGATTTTGGCGACTGGCGCACTGTTTGCAGAATCGCTGGATTTGGCCGTAGAACCCCTGCGGGCCATTGAGGGCTTGACGCTGGAAGTGCGGGCCGTAGAAAACAAAACCTTCGGCAAAGTGACGACGGTGGCGGGCCTGCTGACCGGACGCTGTTTCCGGCATGCCGTCAAGCCCGGAGAAGCCGACTTGCTGCTCGTGCCGCCCACCACCCTGCGCTACGGCACCGAACTGATGCTGGACGACACCAGCCTGACCGAACTCCGCAAGGAGTTTAAGATGGATGTGCAGGCGGGCGGGGCCACGTTGGGCGAGTTGGCCCGCGTGATCCTGAATGCCGCCACCAGCAGCGGTCACCAGTGGGGGATGAGCGCCCACGCCGTCAAGGACAGCGGCAAAGCAGATTCCGTGCAGATCCAAGTGGCCGAACAGGGCATGCGCGGTCAGGCGTAA
- a CDS encoding 1-acyl-sn-glycerol-3-phosphate acyltransferase — protein sequence MSVLWLNQRPTLLSRAASSILRAAGWESMIAPPPGPKFVAAAAPHTSNLDFWPALLWRWGTRIPVHWVGKKELFQFPLGLFMRAVGGLPVNRQRAGGNFVDAVVALIHSQKEIVLVVAPEGTRKRGQYWKTGFYYMALEAGLPIGVIALDWQHKRIGVIGYVTPTGDLDADFALIREMLKDVRGRVPANETPIIPRPKEAGGPSKT from the coding sequence GTGTCTGTACTCTGGTTGAATCAGCGGCCCACCCTGTTGTCGCGTGCGGCTTCCTCCATTTTGCGTGCGGCGGGGTGGGAATCTATGATCGCGCCTCCGCCGGGGCCGAAATTTGTGGCCGCTGCTGCTCCCCATACCAGCAACCTCGATTTCTGGCCTGCCCTGCTGTGGCGCTGGGGCACCCGCATCCCGGTGCATTGGGTGGGCAAAAAAGAACTGTTTCAGTTTCCGCTGGGGTTGTTTATGCGGGCGGTGGGGGGCCTGCCGGTCAACCGTCAGCGGGCGGGCGGCAACTTTGTAGACGCGGTGGTGGCCCTGATTCACAGCCAGAAGGAAATCGTGTTGGTGGTGGCCCCCGAAGGAACCCGCAAGCGCGGCCAGTACTGGAAAACCGGCTTTTATTACATGGCGCTGGAAGCGGGCCTGCCCATCGGCGTGATCGCGCTGGACTGGCAACACAAGCGCATCGGCGTCATCGGTTATGTGACGCCTACAGGCGACCTAGACGCCGATTTTGCCCTGATCCGCGAGATGCTGAAAGACGTGCGGGGCCGCGTGCCCGCCAACGAGACGCCCATCATTCCCCGGCCCAAAGAGGCGGGCGGGCCGAGCAAGACCTAG
- a CDS encoding RNA 2'-phosphotransferase: MTDTPLSDKHVSDKQLSHQLSYLLRHAPHQAGLTLAPGGWVPLEPVLAHLGVSREQVARVVAASDKQRFSLEGEQIRANQGHSVPVDLELLPTLPPTVLYHGTFPAALPAIRATGLKAMNRHHVHLSPDVATATKVGARRGSPVVLTIQAGRMHAAGHAFYISANGVWLSEHVPPQFVEFPQG, from the coding sequence ATGACCGACACACCCCTCTCCGACAAGCACGTCTCTGACAAGCAACTGTCGCACCAACTGTCCTATCTGCTGAGGCACGCGCCGCATCAGGCGGGCCTGACCCTCGCGCCGGGCGGCTGGGTGCCGCTGGAGCCTGTGCTGGCGCATCTGGGCGTGAGCCGTGAACAGGTGGCGCGGGTAGTTGCGGCCAGCGACAAACAGAGATTCAGTCTGGAGGGTGAGCAGATTCGGGCCAATCAGGGCCACAGCGTTCCCGTAGACCTCGAACTGTTGCCCACGCTGCCGCCCACCGTGCTGTATCACGGCACGTTTCCTGCCGCGCTGCCCGCCATCCGTGCCACTGGACTGAAGGCCATGAACCGTCACCACGTCCATCTCTCGCCCGATGTGGCGACGGCCACCAAAGTTGGCGCTAGGCGCGGCTCGCCAGTTGTCCTGACCATTCAGGCAGGCCGGATGCACGCCGCCGGACACGCGTTCTATATCAGTGCCAACGGCGTGTGGCTCAGCGAACATGTGCCGCCCCAGTTCGTAGAGTTTCCGCAGGGCTGA
- a CDS encoding DinB family protein has translation MTAPTPAPTAPSRSALLARALHGHRAALMDLYAELPDDQAHFAAWEGGMTFVALADHLSGSSERMLAMLQGQTPGALPAPSADLPAARARLQHTTEAAMSAIAALSNEDLSRRVTAFGGREMPIAALVDMLVTHEAHHKGQVWMMARMIGIKPPMFVKMG, from the coding sequence ATGACTGCACCTACTCCTGCGCCCACCGCCCCGTCCCGCTCGGCCCTGTTGGCCCGCGCCCTACACGGCCACCGCGCCGCCCTGATGGACTTGTATGCCGAATTGCCCGACGATCAGGCCCACTTTGCGGCGTGGGAAGGCGGCATGACCTTCGTGGCGTTGGCCGATCACCTGTCGGGCAGCAGCGAGCGGATGTTGGCGATGTTGCAGGGCCAGACTCCCGGCGCATTGCCTGCTCCTAGCGCCGATTTGCCTGCCGCCCGCGCCCGCCTTCAGCACACCACCGAGGCCGCCATGAGCGCCATTGCCGCCCTCAGCAACGAAGACCTCAGCCGCCGCGTGACCGCATTCGGGGGCCGCGAAATGCCGATTGCCGCCCTCGTCGACATGCTGGTTACGCATGAAGCGCACCACAAAGGTCAGGTGTGGATGATGGCCCGCATGATCGGCATAAAGCCGCCGATGTTCGTCAAAATGGGCTAA
- a CDS encoding PadR family transcriptional regulator — MNPLKSGTLDLALLAALSEQPRYGLDILKYVNERSGGLFDLREGSLYPALHRLVKAGWVESDWQPSDKGGAPRKVYRLTDEGTGALSSKRAEWQTLRGALDALLYELALIPEHPQRHRMFVHLRQLVLFATRSAQLILANHRNLIFLRRLRQPV; from the coding sequence ATGAACCCGCTGAAATCCGGCACGCTTGATCTGGCCCTGCTGGCCGCCCTGAGCGAGCAACCGCGCTACGGGCTGGACATCCTGAAGTACGTGAACGAGCGCAGCGGCGGCCTGTTCGATCTGCGTGAGGGCAGCCTGTATCCGGCGCTGCACCGCTTGGTGAAGGCGGGCTGGGTGGAAAGCGATTGGCAACCCAGCGACAAGGGCGGCGCACCCCGCAAGGTGTACCGCCTGACCGATGAAGGTACAGGGGCGCTGAGCAGCAAGCGGGCCGAGTGGCAAACGCTACGCGGCGCACTGGACGCCCTGTTATACGAACTTGCTCTGATTCCCGAACATCCGCAACGACACCGGATGTTCGTCCATCTCCGCCAGCTCGTACTTTTTGCCACTCGCTCCGCTCAGCTAATTCTTGCGAATCATCGCAATTTGATATTCCTGCGTAGGCTCAGGCAACCCGTATGA
- a CDS encoding permease prefix domain 1-containing protein, protein MTRRLRRAPRLLSINAYIHRATLGLPKAERLDAAAELRAHLLERTAEHETQGFSREEAEFLAVKGMGDPQPVNRSLLGHALTHKAGWLALVVLLTGGGGWWGYREWMPPRVGVFRDEFTADDAKLLFTYSTAPRGHYDAYNITYPKGTQSIVAAFISEDMRRVQVLDISQISAKQKINAPGSYRYQQRWLINGSVYQPESLPWYPQCKNLGIYFLTPEIPSALIRNQVEGGQMGGFIPYGACYEADKKLAAQLPLTQQADWMEQPMALNRWSLVFSGGAGFDNIDRSLYIMVMPLEYSLKPKAPFFEVNAGRLRINSDTRDLPPLPALPQTLP, encoded by the coding sequence ATGACCCGCCGCCTCCGCCGTGCGCCGCGCCTGCTGAGCATCAACGCCTACATTCACCGCGCCACGTTGGGCCTGCCCAAAGCCGAGCGCCTAGACGCCGCCGCCGAGTTGCGGGCACACTTGCTGGAGCGCACCGCCGAACACGAGACGCAGGGCTTTAGCCGCGAGGAAGCCGAGTTTTTGGCCGTAAAGGGCATGGGCGACCCGCAGCCTGTGAACCGCAGTTTGCTGGGGCACGCGCTGACGCACAAAGCAGGCTGGCTGGCGCTGGTGGTTTTGTTGACAGGCGGCGGTGGCTGGTGGGGGTATAGGGAGTGGATGCCGCCGAGGGTGGGTGTCTTCCGTGATGAATTCACTGCCGATGACGCAAAATTACTTTTCACTTATTCCACTGCCCCCAGAGGGCACTACGACGCCTATAACATCACGTACCCGAAAGGCACGCAGAGCATTGTCGCCGCCTTCATCAGTGAGGATATGCGCCGAGTTCAGGTACTCGATATCTCTCAGATCAGCGCCAAGCAGAAGATCAACGCTCCCGGCAGTTACCGCTATCAGCAGCGTTGGCTGATCAATGGAAGTGTTTACCAGCCTGAATCTTTACCTTGGTATCCGCAGTGCAAGAACTTGGGGATTTATTTCCTTACCCCAGAGATTCCATCTGCGCTCATCAGGAATCAGGTGGAAGGGGGACAGATGGGGGGTTTCATTCCCTACGGAGCCTGTTACGAAGCCGATAAGAAACTGGCCGCACAGCTACCCCTGACACAGCAGGCCGACTGGATGGAACAGCCGATGGCCCTGAACCGCTGGAGCTTGGTCTTCTCTGGTGGTGCTGGTTTCGACAACATAGATCGCTCTCTGTACATCATGGTCATGCCACTTGAATATTCCTTGAAACCCAAGGCCCCATTTTTTGAGGTCAACGCCGGACGTTTACGCATTAACAGCGATACCCGCGACCTCCCGCCACTGCCTGCTCTTCCCCAAACGCTACCCTGA
- a CDS encoding EVE domain-containing protein: MLYWLLKSEPDVFGYPDLVRVGKEPWNGVRNYLARNYLRQMVAGDLCLIYHSNAKPNGVAGVARVVRAAYTDNLQFDPESAYFDPKGLPDNPRWSMVDVSPVLAFPTLLTLDALRGLLEWADSPLTQKGTRLSVIPVTAEQFRAALEAVGLELEQLSAAST; this comes from the coding sequence ATGCTCTACTGGCTTCTGAAATCTGAACCCGACGTGTTCGGCTACCCCGATCTGGTACGGGTGGGCAAGGAGCCATGGAACGGCGTGCGGAATTATCTGGCCCGCAACTATTTGCGCCAAATGGTGGCGGGCGACCTGTGCCTGATCTACCATTCCAACGCCAAACCAAACGGCGTGGCAGGCGTAGCGCGGGTGGTGCGGGCGGCCTACACCGACAACCTGCAATTCGACCCAGAAAGCGCCTATTTCGACCCTAAAGGCCTGCCCGACAATCCACGCTGGAGCATGGTAGACGTGTCGCCCGTTCTGGCCTTTCCCACCCTGCTGACGCTGGACGCCCTCCGGGGGCTGCTAGAATGGGCCGACTCGCCCCTGACCCAAAAGGGCACGCGCCTCAGCGTGATTCCGGTGACGGCAGAGCAGTTTAGGGCGGCATTGGAAGCGGTGGGATTAGAGCTGGAGCAACTGAGCGCGGCCTCCACATGA
- a CDS encoding S1C family serine protease, whose translation MRFSPWLPVLLILALGAYLLPEQTSAPVLSVPPAQTSALPNQLPETTRALFEKLRPATVRVESVNSARNTAGLGTGFFISDTGQVLTAYHVVAEGQLFQISTLSGRSYPARVTAFDADADVALLQVQGRGPFPAYNLATRPPRVGETVLAIGNSGGDFLQPRRGRLLRLNADAGRADFPQGTLEMTAPLAPGDSGGPIIDGNGQAIGVISYIRVDTSGQTRTSYAVPVTEGNDLITALRTGVKRDTPVVGLVFDDRHSGLTNPPGAVVARVAKGSPAARAGLQGATLDENNNLAGLGDVILTVNGVRTRDAGEVINQIRRAEIGDTITLGYQRGEQRREAQIKLAARRSVPDLDQ comes from the coding sequence GTGCGATTCTCGCCGTGGTTACCTGTCCTCCTGATCCTTGCGCTCGGTGCCTATTTGTTGCCAGAGCAGACCAGCGCGCCGGTGCTGTCTGTGCCGCCCGCCCAAACCAGTGCGCTGCCCAACCAGTTGCCCGAAACCACCCGCGCCCTGTTCGAGAAGCTGCGCCCCGCCACCGTGCGCGTGGAAAGCGTGAACAGCGCCCGCAACACGGCGGGCCTCGGCACCGGCTTTTTTATCAGCGACACGGGGCAGGTTCTCACCGCGTACCACGTGGTTGCAGAGGGGCAACTGTTCCAAATCAGCACCTTGTCGGGGCGTTCTTATCCGGCGCGGGTCACGGCCTTCGATGCCGATGCCGATGTAGCGCTGTTGCAGGTGCAGGGGCGCGGGCCATTCCCGGCCTACAATCTCGCCACCCGCCCGCCACGTGTGGGCGAAACGGTGCTGGCGATTGGTAACAGTGGCGGAGACTTTTTGCAACCGCGCCGGGGCCGCTTGCTGCGCCTGAATGCCGATGCAGGCCGCGCCGATTTCCCGCAGGGCACGCTGGAAATGACCGCGCCCCTTGCTCCCGGCGACAGCGGCGGCCCGATCATAGACGGCAACGGGCAGGCCATCGGCGTCATCAGCTATATCCGCGTAGACACCAGCGGGCAAACGCGCACCAGTTACGCCGTGCCCGTGACCGAGGGCAACGACTTGATTACGGCCCTCAGAACCGGAGTTAAGCGCGATACGCCTGTGGTGGGCCTCGTGTTCGATGACCGTCACAGTGGACTCACCAATCCGCCCGGCGCAGTGGTGGCCCGCGTCGCCAAGGGCAGTCCCGCCGCCCGCGCAGGCTTGCAGGGAGCCACCCTCGATGAGAACAACAACTTGGCAGGCCTCGGAGACGTGATTCTGACCGTCAACGGTGTGCGTACCCGTGACGCTGGCGAGGTCATCAATCAGATTCGCCGCGCCGAAATTGGCGACACTATTACGCTGGGGTATCAGCGGGGCGAGCAACGCAGAGAAGCGCAAATTAAGCTGGCAGCGCGGCGCAGTGTGCCGGATTTGGATCAGTAA
- the mscL gene encoding large conductance mechanosensitive channel protein MscL, producing MLSGFQKFLMRGNLVDLAVGVIIGAAFAGVVTAFTQGVVMPILGIFGGVPNFDALTFSINGSIFKYGTFLTALITFVITAAVVYFFVITPFTRMLERAKREEKPAVEEPTNQEKLLAEIRDALQNRPL from the coding sequence ATGTTAAGTGGATTCCAGAAGTTTTTGATGCGCGGCAATTTGGTTGATCTTGCCGTCGGTGTGATTATCGGCGCGGCTTTTGCGGGTGTCGTCACGGCCTTTACGCAGGGTGTGGTCATGCCCATTCTCGGCATCTTCGGCGGGGTGCCTAACTTCGATGCTCTCACCTTCAGTATCAACGGCAGCATCTTCAAATACGGCACGTTCCTCACGGCTTTGATTACGTTCGTCATTACTGCGGCGGTGGTGTACTTCTTTGTCATCACGCCCTTTACCCGGATGCTGGAACGCGCCAAGCGTGAAGAAAAGCCTGCCGTGGAAGAACCCACCAACCAAGAGAAATTGCTGGCCGAAATCCGCGACGCCCTTCAGAACCGCCCGCTGTAA
- a CDS encoding Sir2 family NAD-dependent protein deacetylase: protein MLTLDQARAALASARRVAVLTGAGVSAESGIPTFRDAQTGHWARFRPEDLASPDAYHRDPDLVWQWYAGRYADVTRAQPNGAHTLLAQLEREKGAGFFLATQNVDGLHARAGSGMGGGQMVELHGSLASARDEVTGEVFALPAPADLVTPPRSPAGNRMRPHIVWFGEYLAPADLEAAQAAFYEADVALILGTSGLVYPAAGLARHTQVGGGLVIEINTADTELTSQMDFSLRDLASSGLARLMRVG from the coding sequence ATGCTCACTCTGGATCAGGCCCGCGCCGCCCTCGCTTCTGCTCGGCGGGTGGCCGTCCTGACCGGGGCAGGCGTGAGCGCCGAGAGCGGGATTCCCACCTTCCGGGACGCCCAGACCGGGCACTGGGCGCGGTTCCGGCCCGAAGACCTCGCCAGTCCTGACGCCTATCACCGCGACCCTGATCTGGTGTGGCAGTGGTACGCGGGCCGCTACGCCGATGTGACCCGTGCCCAGCCCAACGGCGCGCATACCCTGTTGGCGCAACTGGAGCGTGAAAAGGGCGCAGGTTTTTTCCTCGCCACCCAGAATGTAGACGGCCTGCACGCCCGCGCAGGCAGCGGTATGGGCGGCGGGCAGATGGTGGAACTGCACGGCAGCCTCGCCAGTGCCCGCGATGAGGTCACGGGTGAAGTGTTCGCCTTGCCCGCCCCTGCCGATCTGGTCACGCCGCCCCGCTCGCCCGCCGGAAACCGCATGCGTCCCCACATCGTCTGGTTTGGCGAATATCTCGCCCCAGCCGACTTGGAAGCCGCCCAAGCCGCGTTCTATGAGGCAGATGTAGCGCTGATTTTGGGCACCAGCGGCCTCGTGTACCCGGCGGCAGGGCTGGCCCGCCATACCCAAGTAGGCGGCGGCTTGGTCATCGAAATCAATACGGCAGACACGGAACTCACGTCTCAGATGGATTTCAGCCTGCGCGATCTGGCCTCCAGTGGGCTGGCGCGGTTGATGAGGGTGGGGTAG